The following coding sequences are from one Macaca mulatta isolate MMU2019108-1 chromosome 7, T2T-MMU8v2.0, whole genome shotgun sequence window:
- the OR4K2 gene encoding olfactory receptor 4K2 (The RefSeq protein has 1 substitution compared to this genomic sequence) encodes MDVANKSTMFEFVLLGLCNSWELQMFFFMVFSLFYVATMVGNSLIVITVIVDPHLHSPMYFLLTNLSIIDMSLASFATPKMITDYLTGHKTISFDGCLTQIFFLHLFTGTEIILLMAMSFDRYIAICKPLHYASIISPQVCVALVVASWIVGIMHSMSQVIFALTLPFCGPNEVDSFFCDLPVVFQLACVDTYVLGLFMISTSGIIALSCFIVLFHSYVIVLVTVKHHSSRGSSKALSTCTAHFIVVFLFFGPCIFIYMWPLSSFLTDKILSVFYTIFTPILNPIIYTLRNQEVKIAMRKLKNRFLNFNKAMPS; translated from the coding sequence ATGGATGTGGCCAATAAGTCTACCATGTTTGAATTTGTTTTGCTGGGGCTCTGTAATTCCTGGGAACTACAGATGTTTTTCTTTATggtgttttcattgttttatgtGGCAACAATGGTGGGTAACAGCCTCATAGTCATCACAGTTATAGTGGACCCTCACCTACACTCCCCTATGTATTTCCTGCTTACCAACCTTTCAATCATTGATATGTCTCTTGCTTCTTTTGCCACCCCAAAGATGATTACAGATTACCTAACAGGTCACAAAACCATCTCTTTCGATGGCTGCCTTACCCAGATATTCTTTCTCCACCTTTTCACTGGCACCGAGATCATCTTACTCATGGCCATGTCCTTCGATAGGTATATTGCAATATGCAAGCCCCTGCACTATGCTTCAATCATTAGTCCCCAGGTGTGTGTTGCTCTCGTGGTGGCTTCCTGGATTGTGGGAATCATGCATTCAATTAGTCAGGTCATATTTGCCCTCACGTTACCATTCTGTGGTCCCAATGAGGTAGACAGCTTTTTCTGTGACCTTCCTGTGGTGTTCCAATTGGCTTGTGTGGATACTTATGTTCTGGGCCTCTTTATGATCTCAACAAGTGGCATAATTGCGTTGTCctgctttattgttttatttcattcatatGTTATTGTCCTGGTTACTGTGAAGCATCATTCTTCCCGAGGATCATCTAAGGCCCTCTCTACTTGTACAGCTCATTTCATCGTTGTCTTCTTGTTCTTTGGGCCATGCATCTTCATCTACATGTGGCCACTAAGCAGCTTTCTCACAGACAAGATCCTGTCTGTGTTTTATACCATCTTTACTCCTATTCTGAACCCAATAATTTATACTTTGAGGAATCAAGAAGTAAAGATAgccatgaggaaactgaaaaataGGTTTCTAAATTTTAATAAGGCAATGCCATCATAG